A single window of Pseudophryne corroboree isolate aPseCor3 chromosome 5, aPseCor3.hap2, whole genome shotgun sequence DNA harbors:
- the LOC134929596 gene encoding jerky protein homolog, translating into MASTDSSSDSSAAMPSKNSDGTGIKRKHKSISVQAKVELLRKLDRGVSVKKLCDTYGLGSSTVYDIKKHREKILQFFAESQSKKQMSIRKTMKSGKSTELDRVLLEWFRQRRSDGVDLSGIMVQEQAKLYHKALKLDYECDYSEGWLHRFKTRHRISMRKVCGEKQSANHEAADDYVDEFAKLVADENLTPQQVYNANETALYWRCTPRKTLSMEDEEAPTGFKQSKDRVTVLGCSNAAGTHRCKPLVIGKSKCPRALKGVKVYPVIYRANKNLWITTELMLEWFEKYFVAEARAHCTSVGLPEDCKILLILDNCSAHPRAELLRKNNVFTAYLPPNCTSLIQPQDQGILRSMKAKYRTLFMKRMLDVVNSGKPIESFIKDFNMKDVLWFVASAWENVNSLTLKNGWHKLWPAMVFENAPDEDPSIAFTGFRVANDDECVLELLEYAKTCTATAANNLSSRLNEENLAEWMEVDVETPVVRHCTDSEIIDMVLNPAKITESDDGDSEEENVIDIPTGIDKLIEMISELIKGLEQRNFVTEQELMHFHLMKEKLYRERSKLMKQPRLDVMFKKLCKNVPKSSTCSLASPIPPSSRSGPCSPDIPDATVPPEILLQDQADD; encoded by the coding sequence atggcgtccacagACAGTTCAAGTGACAGTAGTGCTGCTATGCCTTCCAAGAACAGTGATGGTACAGGTATAAAGCGTAAACACAAGTCTATATCGGTGCAGGCAAAAGTTGAGTTATTACGAAAACTGGACCGCGGTGTTTCAGTGAAGAAGCTGTGTGATACATATGGTCTCGGTTCCTCAACAGTGTATGACATAAAAAAACACAGGGAGAAAATATTACAGTTCTTTGCAGAAAGTCAATCTAAGAAGCAAATGAGCATTAGGAAAACTATGAAATCTGGTAAAAGCACTGAGCTTGATCGAGTGTTGTTGGAATGGTTTCGACAACGTCGGAGTGATGGTGTAGACTTGTCAGGCATCATGGTACAGGAACAAGCTAAGTTGTATCATAAAGCACTAAAACTTGACTATGAGTGTGATTACAGTGAAGGATGGCTGCATAGGTTTAAGACACGTCATAGAATTTCGATGCGTAAAGTGTGTGGTGAAAAACAGTCTGCAAACCATGAAGCAGCTGATGACTATGTGGATGAGTTTGCAAAGCTTGTGGCTGATGAAAACCTCACCCCCCAGCAAGTTTATAATGCCAATGAAACTGCACTGTATTGGCGATGTACCCCTAGGAAAACTTTATCAATGGAGGATGAAGAAGCCCCCACAGGGTTTAAACAATCTAAGGACAGAGTTACTGTCCTAGGTTGCTCCAATGCTGCCGGAACTCACCGATGCAAGCCACTAGTGATCGGAAAAAGTAAATGCCCTAGGGCTTTAAAAGGTGTTAAAGTGTATCCTGTAATTTATCGTGCAAATAAAAATTTATGGATTACCACCGAGTTAATGCTAGAgtggtttgaaaaatattttgtggcagAAGCCAGAGCACACTGCACATCTGTAGGCCTACCAGAGGACTGCAAAATCCTTCTTATTCTGGACAACTGTTCAGCTCACCCTAGAGCTGAACTGCTGCGCAAGAATAACGTGTTTACAGCATACTTACCACCAAACTGTACATCTCTTATCCAACCACAAGATCAAGGAATATTGCGCTCTATGAAGGCCAAGTATCGTACACTTTTCATGAAACGCATGCTAGATGTGGTGAATTCAGGCAAGCCTATTGAGTCGTTTATCAAAGACTTTAACATGAAAGATGTACTTTGGTTTGTTGCTAGTGCCTGGGAGAATGTAAATTCGTTAACACTAAAGAATGGTTGGCATAAGTTGTGGCCTGCCATGGTGTTTGAAAATGCACCTGATGAAGATCCCAGTATTGCCTTCACAGGATTTCGCGTAGCAAATGATGATGAATGTGTTCTTGAGTTACTTGAATATGCAAAAACTTGTACTGCAACTGCTGCCAACAACCTATCAAGTAGGCTGAACGAAGAAAATCTGGCAGAGTGGATGGAGGTTGACGTTGAAACACCTGTTGTGCGTCACTGTACTGACTCTGAAATTATAGATATGGTTTTGAATCCTGCAAAAATCACTGAAAGTGACGATGGTGACAGTGAAGAAGAAAATGTTATTGACATCCCCACTGGTATTGACAAGCTGATTGAGATGATAAGTGAGCTAATCAAAGGACTAGAACAACGTAACTTTGTGACAGAACAAGAGCTAATGCATTTTCACTTGATGAAAGAAAAACTGTACAGGGAAAGGTCAAAACTTATGAAACAACCTCGCCTTGATGTCATGTTTAAGAAGCTATGCAAGAATGTGCCTAAGAGCAGTACCTGTTCTCTAGCA